CCGTGGCCCCGGAGCCTTCTTGTCCCAGTCCAGGGTCTCCAGGTAGTCGCGCACGTATTGCTTGTCGAAGCTCGGTGGGCTGATGCCGGTCCGGTAATCGGCGGCCGGCCAGAAGCGCGAGGAGTCCGGTGTCAACACCTCGTCGATGAGGTAGAGCTTGCCAGCCTGGTCGAGGCCGAACTCGAACTTCGTGTCCGCGATGATGATGCCCCGTGTGCGCGCGTACTGGGCGCCGCGGCGGTAGATCTCGAGCGCCAGCGACCGCACCTGGCGTGCAAGCTGCGCTCCGACCAGAGCCTCCATCTCCGCAAAGCTGATGTTCTGGTCATGCTCCCCGATCTGCGCCTTGGTGGCCGGCGTAAAGATCGGCTCCGGCAGCTGTGCGGCGAGCGGTAGCCCCGCCGGCAGCGCGATGCCGCACACCGTGCCCGTGTCCTTGTAGTCTTTCCAGCCCGAGCCGATCAGGTAGCCGCGCACGACGGCCTCTACCGGCAACGGCGCCAGGCGGCGCACGACCACGGCGCGCCCGGCGACGATGGCGCGCTCGGCCGGGTCGCTGACCACGTCCTGTGGGCGGCGGCCGGTGAGGTGATTCGGCACGATCTCCTGCATGCGGGCGAACCAGAAGTTCGACAGCTGGGTCAGTACCGCGCCCTTGCCGGGGATCGGGTCCGGGAGCACGACGTCGAATGCGGACAGGCGGTCCGACGTTACGATCAGCAGGTGTTCGCGATCGACTTCGTAGATGTCGCGAACCTTGCCTTGACTGATCCGTCGCAGCCCTGCCAATCTGGATTCATACAGGACGGTATCCGCGTCTGTGCTGCTCATTCTCGCTGTTCCACTCCGGTGGTCAGGCAGGGCGGTCATTGTAAGCCGGCGCCGCCATGTCCGTAACGGCTGGCAGCCGGCGGAAAAACGGGCGCAAAGGCGCGGCGACACGGCATGGCTTGGATCGGAAAAATCGCCGGCGGGCTGCTCGGCTACGCGGTAACCCGCAACATCGTCGGGGTGGTCGTCGGCGTCATCCTCGGGCATCAGTTCGACCGCGGCCTCTCGGCGGGGCGCAACGGTTCGCGACGACGCGCCCGGCAGGCGCCTTCGGTCGACCGCCAGCGGCTGTTCTTCGAGACGACCTTTCTGGTGATGGGGCACCTGGCCAAGGTGGACGGCCGTGTGTCGGAGGCCGAGATCGGCGCCGCCCGCGGCGTGATGCGGCGCATGCGGCTTGGCGAGCACGAAATGCGTCTGGCCATCGACCTGTTCAATACTGGCAAGAAGCCGGATTTCCCGGTGGACGAGCAGGTGCACCGGCTGCAGCAGCGTTGCGGCAATCACCCGGAGTTGCTGCGGCTGTTCCTGGAAATACAGGTCGATCTTGCCCTGGAGAAGGGGGCGATCACGCCGGCGGAACGGGTGCTGCTCGGGCGGATTGCCACCGCTCTGGGCGTCAGCCGGATCGGGCTTGCACACATCGAGGCGCTGCTTCGGACGCGGCGCGGCTTTGGCGCTGACGCGGCGACACAGGCTCCGGAGGATACGCTCGACAATGCCTATCACGTC
This genomic interval from Gammaproteobacteria bacterium contains the following:
- a CDS encoding phosphoribosylaminoimidazolesuccinocarboxamide synthase codes for the protein MSSTDADTVLYESRLAGLRRISQGKVRDIYEVDREHLLIVTSDRLSAFDVVLPDPIPGKGAVLTQLSNFWFARMQEIVPNHLTGRRPQDVVSDPAERAIVAGRAVVVRRLAPLPVEAVVRGYLIGSGWKDYKDTGTVCGIALPAGLPLAAQLPEPIFTPATKAQIGEHDQNISFAEMEALVGAQLARQVRSLALEIYRRGAQYARTRGIIIADTKFEFGLDQAGKLYLIDEVLTPDSSRFWPAADYRTGISPPSFDKQYVRDYLETLDWDKKAPGPRLPPEVIRRTAEKYRQAFELLAASG
- the djlA gene encoding co-chaperone DjlA, giving the protein MAWIGKIAGGLLGYAVTRNIVGVVVGVILGHQFDRGLSAGRNGSRRRARQAPSVDRQRLFFETTFLVMGHLAKVDGRVSEAEIGAARGVMRRMRLGEHEMRLAIDLFNTGKKPDFPVDEQVHRLQQRCGNHPELLRLFLEIQVDLALEKGAITPAERVLLGRIATALGVSRIGLAHIEALLRTRRGFGADAATQAPEDTLDNAYHVLGVPSTASDREVKTAYRRLMNEHHPDKQMARGLPDSMLELAEERTREIRAAYEKIRERRGFR